One window of uncultured Erythrobacter sp. genomic DNA carries:
- the hfq gene encoding RNA chaperone Hfq — MSNGRTLSPRPRSPDADQGSSAGSSAARQGNLQDAFLNLLRKNKVPVTMFLVKGVKLQGIVTWFDNFSILLRRDGQSQLVYKHAISTIMPSGPVDAEQFGNRGGKHKQRQLQDVFLSRVSDAGVQVTMFLVNGVMLQGRIAAYDLFCMLLERDGAVQLAYKHAVSTIQPASPVDLSGDDGEDVDEDDDADDFGTDY; from the coding sequence ATGTCCAATGGGCGAACTCTCTCTCCGCGCCCTCGGAGCCCCGACGCCGATCAAGGCAGCAGCGCCGGATCCAGTGCAGCGCGGCAGGGAAATCTTCAGGACGCCTTCCTGAACCTTTTGCGCAAGAACAAGGTTCCGGTGACGATGTTCCTTGTAAAAGGCGTTAAACTTCAGGGTATTGTCACCTGGTTCGATAATTTTTCGATCCTTTTGCGGCGCGATGGCCAGTCGCAGCTGGTCTATAAGCACGCGATCTCGACCATTATGCCCAGCGGGCCGGTCGATGCCGAACAGTTTGGAAATCGCGGCGGCAAACACAAGCAGCGCCAACTGCAGGATGTCTTCCTCAGCCGGGTGAGCGATGCCGGCGTTCAAGTGACCATGTTCCTCGTAAACGGCGTGATGCTGCAAGGGCGGATCGCAGCCTATGATCTGTTCTGCATGCTGCTCGAACGCGATGGCGCGGTGCAGCTTGCTTACAAACATGCCGTTTCGACAATCCAACCCGCGAGTCCTGTCGATCTGTCCGGCGATGATGGCGAGGATGTAGACGAAGATGACGACGCCGACGATTTCGGGACCGACTACTGA
- the hflX gene encoding GTPase HflX, with protein sequence MDEVTRGARSLVLCPDIRSFRYDLDAKDRLAEAEGLALAIGVEIEHSTVLPIRQMQPNTLFGSGQVENIKIWCEQYECELVIVDGALSPIQQRNLEDRLKRKVIDRTGLILEIFGERAATAEGRLQVELAHLDYQQSRLVRSWTHLERQRGGFGFLGGPGETQIEADRRMIRQRMGRLRRELEQVRKTRTLHRERRGRAPWPVIALVGYTNAGKSTLFNRLTGAEVMAEDLLFATLDPTMRAISLPGVEKAILSDTVGFISDLPTQLVAAFRATLEEVTGADIICHVRDMANPAHAAQKKQVMEVLADLGVIDGATGTSDIPILEVWNKADLLDPDRLEALKEAASAQEAVLVSAALGDGIDDFAEKTGQMLTTKASEVTVTLPVSDGRRIAWLHAHGDVLEEEDAGEGEQGPLRRLTVRLNPKELGQYSTL encoded by the coding sequence ATGGACGAGGTAACGCGCGGTGCGCGAAGCCTGGTCTTGTGCCCTGATATCAGGAGCTTCCGCTACGATCTTGATGCAAAGGATCGTCTAGCGGAGGCTGAAGGTCTGGCGCTCGCGATCGGTGTGGAGATTGAGCATTCGACGGTTCTGCCGATCCGCCAGATGCAGCCCAACACGCTGTTCGGATCAGGTCAGGTCGAGAATATCAAGATCTGGTGCGAGCAATATGAGTGCGAGCTGGTCATCGTTGATGGCGCGCTCTCGCCGATCCAGCAACGCAACCTCGAGGACCGGCTCAAGCGCAAGGTGATCGACCGAACCGGCCTGATCCTTGAAATCTTCGGTGAGCGCGCAGCGACCGCTGAAGGCCGCTTGCAGGTCGAACTTGCGCATCTCGACTACCAGCAAAGCCGCCTTGTGCGCAGTTGGACCCACCTTGAGCGCCAACGCGGCGGATTCGGCTTTCTTGGCGGTCCGGGTGAGACACAGATCGAGGCCGATCGGCGGATGATCCGTCAACGGATGGGACGCCTTCGCCGAGAGCTTGAACAGGTTCGCAAGACCCGCACTTTGCACCGTGAACGGCGGGGAAGGGCACCCTGGCCCGTGATCGCGTTAGTTGGCTACACCAACGCCGGAAAGTCCACTTTGTTCAATCGCTTGACCGGTGCAGAGGTCATGGCTGAAGACCTGCTTTTCGCCACGCTTGACCCAACAATGCGCGCAATCAGTCTGCCCGGTGTCGAGAAGGCAATCTTATCCGACACCGTTGGCTTCATCTCCGATCTGCCAACTCAGCTTGTCGCAGCATTCCGCGCAACGCTGGAAGAAGTCACCGGGGCTGACATCATCTGCCACGTGCGTGACATGGCCAATCCGGCTCATGCCGCGCAAAAGAAGCAGGTGATGGAAGTGCTTGCCGATCTTGGCGTTATCGACGGCGCAACTGGCACAAGCGATATCCCGATCCTCGAAGTGTGGAACAAGGCCGATCTACTTGATCCAGACCGGCTCGAGGCGCTGAAAGAAGCCGCAAGCGCGCAAGAAGCTGTGCTTGTTTCGGCAGCGTTGGGTGACGGGATTGACGATTTCGCAGAAAAGACCGGGCAGATGCTCACCACAAAGGCGAGCGAAGTCACGGTGACTTTGCCCGTATCAGATGGCCGCCGAATTGCGTGGCTGCATGCGCATGGCGATGTCTTGGAAGAGGAAGATGCAGGGGAAGGGGAGCAGGGTCCTTTGAGGCGCTTGACTGTCCGCCTCAACCCGAAGGAATTGGGTCAATATTCGACGCTTTGA
- a CDS encoding sigma-54 dependent transcriptional regulator, with product MALDILIVDDERDIRELVAGVLGDEGYECRTAADSTSALAAIDERRPSLVLLDVWLHGSDMDGLEMLDAIKQREPDLPVIIFSGHGNIDTAVSAVGRGAMDFIEKPFEASRLLLLVERATETERLRRENTQLRDSSWGSADFTGNSPAINAVRATLKRVANTGSRVLISGPAGAGKEVAARMLHSWSNRSDSAFVLVNSARITPERFEQELFGEEADGKQVRPGLLEMADGGTLYLDEVADMPLSTQARILRVLTEQSFVRVGGTRQIGVDVRVVSSTSRDLAAEMEEKRFREDLFYRLNVVPVSIPSLSERRDDIPALAEHFFTRYSSDQGLPAPEISEEAMAALQAYDWPGNVRQLRNVVERTIIMTPRERLTVVETDMLPGEITGGRLAASGQGLTAMMGVPLREARESFEREYLTIQIRRFSGNISKTATFIGMERSALHRKLKLLGMAERREAERKAR from the coding sequence ATGGCGCTTGATATCCTGATAGTCGATGATGAACGCGATATTCGCGAACTGGTTGCCGGCGTGCTTGGCGATGAAGGCTATGAATGCCGCACCGCCGCCGACAGCACCAGCGCGCTCGCTGCGATTGACGAGCGTCGGCCGAGCCTCGTCCTCCTGGATGTTTGGCTGCACGGGAGCGATATGGATGGGCTCGAAATGCTTGACGCGATTAAGCAGCGTGAGCCCGATCTGCCTGTCATCATATTCTCCGGTCATGGCAATATCGACACCGCCGTGTCGGCAGTCGGGCGCGGGGCGATGGACTTTATCGAGAAGCCGTTCGAGGCCTCCCGGCTGTTGCTGCTGGTCGAGCGTGCAACCGAGACCGAGCGTCTGCGGCGCGAGAACACGCAGCTTCGCGATTCCAGCTGGGGAAGCGCCGATTTCACCGGCAATTCGCCTGCGATCAACGCGGTCCGCGCGACCCTCAAACGCGTGGCGAATACCGGTAGCCGGGTGCTAATTTCGGGACCAGCAGGGGCGGGCAAGGAAGTTGCCGCGCGGATGCTGCATTCATGGAGTAATCGGTCCGACAGCGCCTTCGTGCTCGTCAACTCGGCCCGCATCACACCCGAACGTTTTGAACAGGAGCTGTTTGGCGAGGAAGCGGACGGCAAGCAGGTTCGACCGGGCCTCCTCGAAATGGCTGACGGCGGCACTCTCTATCTCGATGAAGTTGCCGATATGCCTTTGTCGACGCAGGCGCGTATCTTGCGCGTGTTGACCGAGCAGAGCTTTGTCCGCGTCGGCGGCACCCGCCAGATCGGCGTGGATGTGCGCGTGGTCTCCTCCACATCGCGCGATCTCGCAGCCGAGATGGAAGAGAAGCGCTTCCGTGAAGATCTGTTCTACCGTCTGAATGTTGTGCCGGTCTCGATCCCCTCACTGTCCGAGCGCCGTGACGATATCCCCGCATTGGCAGAGCATTTCTTCACCCGCTATTCCTCCGACCAGGGCCTTCCAGCACCCGAAATCTCAGAAGAAGCTATGGCTGCTCTTCAGGCCTATGACTGGCCGGGAAATGTTCGCCAGCTTCGCAATGTGGTTGAGCGCACGATCATCATGACACCGCGCGAACGTTTGACCGTGGTCGAAACCGACATGCTACCGGGCGAGATTACGGGCGGGCGGCTTGCGGCTTCAGGGCAGGGGCTGACTGCGATGATGGGCGTGCCTTTGCGAGAGGCGCGCGAAAGCTTTGAACGCGAATACCTCACCATCCAGATCCGCCGTTTTTCGGGGAATATCTCCAAAACAGCGACCTTTATTGGGATGGAGAGGTCTGCGCTTCATCGCAAGCTTAAGCTGCTTGGCATGGCCGAACGGCGCGAAGCAGAGCGCAAGGCTCGATAA
- the mazG gene encoding nucleoside triphosphate pyrophosphohydrolase, giving the protein MTLSPLSPQIDRLLSIMARLRDPKRGCEWDVAQTFETIAPYTIEEAYEVSDAIERQDMDELRGELGDLLLQVVFHARMAEEAGHFAFEDVARSISDKMEARHPHIFGSETGVMDGKRWEDIKASERADTGAKSAMDGVAQALPALMRSEKLQKRAARVGFEWHDVKGPRDKLLEELEELEEASEDEKLVEAGDVLFVAVNIVRRYGVDAEQALKASNAKFERRFRQMEELAAADGADFEALSLDEQEGYWQRVKKNEKAF; this is encoded by the coding sequence ATGACCCTATCTCCCCTTTCGCCTCAAATAGACCGCCTCCTCTCAATCATGGCGCGTCTGCGCGATCCCAAGCGAGGTTGCGAATGGGATGTCGCGCAGACTTTTGAAACTATCGCACCCTATACAATCGAAGAAGCCTACGAAGTTTCCGACGCTATCGAACGCCAGGATATGGACGAACTGCGCGGCGAGCTCGGTGACCTGCTGCTCCAAGTCGTCTTCCATGCGCGTATGGCTGAGGAAGCTGGTCATTTTGCCTTCGAAGACGTCGCGCGATCGATCAGCGACAAGATGGAAGCGCGGCACCCGCACATCTTCGGCTCAGAAACAGGTGTGATGGATGGTAAACGCTGGGAGGACATCAAAGCCAGTGAACGCGCAGATACCGGTGCTAAGAGCGCCATGGACGGCGTTGCTCAGGCCCTCCCGGCACTGATGCGGTCAGAGAAGTTGCAAAAGCGCGCCGCGCGCGTCGGGTTTGAATGGCATGATGTCAAAGGTCCTCGCGACAAGCTCTTGGAAGAACTCGAAGAATTGGAAGAAGCCAGCGAAGACGAAAAACTCGTTGAAGCGGGCGATGTGTTGTTCGTCGCCGTCAATATCGTGCGTCGGTATGGAGTTGATGCCGAACAGGCGCTCAAAGCGTCGAACGCAAAATTCGAGCGGCGTTTCCGGCAAATGGAGGAGCTAGCTGCCGCAGATGGCGCGGATTTCGAAGCGCTTTCGCTCGATGAGCAGGAAGGCTACTGGCAGCGGGTAAAGAAAAACGAAAAAGCCTTTTAA